CCCGCGCCATAATCAATAATAGCAATCATCTGTTCTCTTGTCTTTTTACACTAAAGAGATAAAAGCTAAGTGCCGCCATTAGCATAGCCACGCCGCCTATTAGATAGATAGCGTTTATGATATTTTCAGGTGCGGTGATAGCAAATTTAAACACAAGCATAAGCGCTTCGATGGCAAGTGCGATGATGATAGAGCCGATAAATCTCACCATCGTCTTATAAATAACGCTATTTTCTTCGTGATTTTTACCTAACACCTCTTCTTCAAATATCGTCTTAACAAGGTCAAAAATGGCAAGAGCTAGCGTTAAAATAATGGTTGATTCAAAAATTTCTTCAACATTTATATGCTCGATACTCTTTGAGATAAAGCTCTTTACGCCGTGCCAAAACAAAAAGGCGCAGATCATAAAAAGCGATGCGCAAAAGAGCGCATATACTGTCTTTAAAAATCTACCAAAATGCTCCTCGACAAAGCCACTATCGACCATATTTAAGATATTTTCTAGGCTTATGTCGATGCAGGCGATAAATTTAAGCTCATTTTTTTCATTATAGATAGGCACGCTTGCTGTGACGCATAAACCTCCATTTAGACTTGATGGATATGGATCGCTTAAAACGCACCTTTTCTCGCGCACAGCGGTGTAGTAGTATGCCTTATTTGCGCGGTTTTCGCCTTTTGGAATTTTATACTTTTCATTTA
This genomic stretch from Campylobacter concisus harbors:
- a CDS encoding PDC sensor domain-containing protein, translated to MVIKDIKRFSDTRYKARAYICYLFSRNLPNRLPGVCLENIKAGFDKISHEIENFDALYILDENGIQIEDSISLNEKYKIPKGENRANKAYYYTAVREKRCVLSDPYPSSLNGGLCVTASVPIYNEKNELKFIACIDISLENILNMVDSGFVEEHFGRFLKTVYALFCASLFMICAFLFWHGVKSFISKSIEHINVEEIFESTIILTLALAIFDLVKTIFEEEVLGKNHEENSVIYKTMVRFIGSIIIALAIEALMLVFKFAITAPENIINAIYLIGGVAMLMAALSFYLFSVKRQENR